ATTGGGGAACGACAGGTTTAATTTACAATTCTGACATCCTCAAAGAACCACCAAGAGATTGGGACTATCTTTGGCAAAATCAAAAACGACTTCATAAGCGAATGACATTGTTAAATGATGTCCGTGAAGTGATGGGTGCTGTATTAAGGATGCTAGGCCACTCGTATAACTCAAAAGATGAAAATCAAGTTAAGCAAGCTTATGAAAAATTAACTGAACTTAAGCCAGCGATCGCAGCTTTTGACACTGACGCTTGGCAAAATCAAATTTTGGCAGGAGATTTACTAATAGCAATGTGCTACTCGGCAGATGCTATCCGAATTATTAAGGAAAACCCCAAACTAAAGTATATAATTCCTCGTAGTGGTTCTTCATTATGGACAGACACCATTGTAATTCCTAAATCAGCCCCTAATTTGGATGGAGCTTATGCGTGGCTCAACTTTATTCTGCAACCACATATAGCAAGTATAATTAGTCAAAGTATCAGCGTTTCTACACCCAATAGTGCAGGATTTGAACAATTACCAAATAAAATCCAAAATAATGTCAATTTGTTCCCTCCAAATCTCCTATTAGAAAAATGTGAACGCATAACTCCTTTAGGAAAATTTGAAGAAGTTTACGATCGCTATTGGACTAAACTAACCAGTAGCTAAAATAGTTATGAGTTAGAAGTTAGGAGTTATGAATTAAGTTAAGAAGAGTTAAGCTAATGCGCCTACAAGTTGCACTTTGCACGATTGAGTTGGCAGTCAACGGTCAACAGTCAACAGTCGCGCGTAGATTTGGACTCTGGACTTTTGACTCTGGACAGCCTTCACAAATAATTGTGCAATTTAAATGCATAACAGGTTAATAAATAGAAAATTATATGTTTTACTCAATCCTAACTCCTCAGCCTAACTCTTAACTCACAAATTTTCACTACTAACTCTTATTTACTCTTGTGTCAACAATAAATCGTTCTTCTCAACTAAAATTAACAGGCAATATTCCCAAAATCAAAAAATTGCATCGTCCACAGTTAAATTGGCTGCAACCTTTGGTATTGCTTGCACCATCTGGCATTTGGTTGTTACTTTTATTAGCATTGCCAACGCTGATAATTTTTGAGTTGAGTTTGGTGCCAGACATTAGACCAGGAGATTTGGTTAATCCCAGTGGATTTAGTAACTATCAGCGAATATTTGATCCGCTTTATCTATATGTAATTCTGCAATCGCTATGGTTAGCGATTGGTACAACTATAATTTGCTTAATTTTGGGTTTTCCCGTTGCCTATTGGATTGCCCAGATAGCACCGAAGCGTTGGCAAAATTTACTGTTATTAGGTTTTATATTACCTCTGTGGACTTCTTCTTTACTCCGGTCTTATGCTTGGATTACGATTCTTCGTCCAACTGGTTTATTGAACAGTTTACTAACTAGTTTAGGTTTACCTGCTTTAGAATTATTTAACCGAATTCCAGCCGTATTAATTGGTATGAGTTATAGCTTACTACCTTATATGGTTGTAATTTTATATGCGTCTTTGGAAAAGTTAGACAAGCGTTTGCTAGAAGCAGCAGCCGATTTAGGTGCAAATCCTGTACAAACTTTTTTGAAAGTGACAGTACCCCAAGTTATGCCAGGAATTTCTGCTGGTTCAATGCTAGTTTTGATCACAGGATTAGGAGATTTTATAGACCCTGAATTACTTGGTGGTGCTTCTAGTATGACGGTGGCGCGTTTAATTTATAACCAGTTTTTAGGAGGCACTCAAAATTGGGGATTTGGTTCTGCTTTGAGTATGACCTTAATTTTAGCTGTAAGTATTGCGATCGCTCTTTTAATTAAGTACGGTGAAGCTATACCTAAGCGATAAGCAATTGTCAGTTGTCAGTTGTCAAACAGGCAAAATCGTGTTTACAAGTTTTCTCTGTTAAAGCGTGAAGAGGTGGAAGCTATGTTAGGACTGACTGGAATAACTTTAGAGCAAACAAGGGTTTATCAGGATGCAAAAGCTGAAGGTAGGGAAGAACAGAAAACTGAAATGTTGAGAGTAATAGTACCTCTTTTACTAAAAATGGGGATGAGCGTGGAGGAAATTGCTCAACAAATCAATGTTGATCTAGAAGCTGTTCAGCTGGCCACACAGCAGAACACGTAGAAGTCAGCGCACGTCTCTATTTACAATTAATACTAGTTGTTAATGTTTAGTTTTAGTATAGACAAGGTGTAGCTATGAGCTAACCTGACTTAGGTACGAACTGCTGTGATTAACGCTCATAAATCTCTAATGGTAAATTATCTGGGTCTTTAAAAAAAGAAAATTTCTTACCTGTAATCTCATCAATTCTGATATTTTCTACCTCAACATTATGAGAGTTTAAATAAACAACAGTTTGCTCAATATCCTCAACTTCAAAAGCCAAATGTCTTAAACCACAAGCCTCTGGGTTTCCAACTCTTTGGGGAGGATTTGGAAACGAAAATAACTCTATTTGGCTATTTTCTCCTACGCGTAAATCTAATTTATAAGAATTTCTCTCAGCGCGAAAAGTCTCGTGAATAACAGAAAATCCTAAAGTTTCTACATAAAACCTTTTTGAACGTTCGTAGTCAGAACAAATAATAGCTATGTGGTGAATACCAGTAGTTTTCATATTATACTAATCCGCTTAATACTGATTCTCTGTGAAGCTGCACATTATTTTAACCTGTCCCAACCTCCCTTTACTAAGGGAAGGTGCCGCAGGCGGTGGGGTTCTTTCTATGCATCTTCATATGGAAATGGTATAAGTAAGTGGACTTAATTAAATATAAAATGCTAAGCAGAGAAACCCGTTGATCCCAAGGCTTTTCCCACCTACCTCCTGCCTTCTACTTAAGAATCTTGTAAAACTGTCTTTGAGGCAATTCTAGTTTTCTTCAGTTCGGCTTGGGAAAGTTCTTCTCCAGCTTGCAGGCGGGTGGCGGAAGTTTGCAAAACTGTTGCTGCACCAGTATCACCGATTTGTAAGGCGGTTTTAGCTGCTGTTTGCAACATTGTAGCTGCACCAGTGCGATCGCCTTGTTGCAATTTCACTTCGGCTAACTGTGTTTGTCGATACTTGGCTAATGTCAAAATAGATTGCTGCACCTGGGGATTAATCGCAGGTTGATAAGCCTTGACCACATTTGCATACATTGGTATCATCGGGGACAGTAAGCCCTGTTTATCTACCGCTGGGTCATCATAGCGAACTTGCAGATGTCCAATTATTTGTTTACCTTCTGGCAATTGTGCCAAATAAATATTCGCTAAAACTACCCGTTCCACATCCTGCATTAAATCTCCCAAGCGCACAGCGAAACCTCCATGCGCTTCTGTTTCCACTGGTAACTCAATTGTATCTGGGGCAACTTGGGCGATGGGTTTGAGTTCAGCAAGGCGCACATTGGGTACTAAAGAAAATAGCAGGTAAGCATTAGTTAGCCCCACAGATTGAATGCGCTTAAATATTCGGCTAAACTGTTCTACTGCTTGTTCCGGGCGTTCAATATGAGCTAAAGTACCACCACCAGCATCGGCAATTTTTTCTAAAAGATCCTGGTTCCAACTATTGCCAAATCCGAGAGTATTGATAGTCAAATTGATTTTAGCTGCCTTTTGAGCAAGTTGCAGACAGAGTTTATTGTCATCTGTGCCGAACTCCAATTTCCAAATTCGCAAACTACTTTCACCATGACCATCTGTAAGTAGAAAAGCTTGGGAAACAGTTCCTTTTGTTCCCTTCATTAATTCTGTGATTCCCTGTTGCAATCCCTCAGCAATTACCGTACCACCGCTAGCTTTGAGTTTCTTTTTGATCTGGGATTTAATACTATCAATATCGTCAATTACTTGGTTGGGAATAATCACTTCAGCATGGCCAGCAAAAGCCACAACTGAAATGCGATCGCCTGGCTTTAAGCTATCCAATAATTGTTCTACTGCCTGAATTACAGTTGATATTGGTTGCCCATGCATGGAACCACTTTTATCTAGAATCAAGCATAAATTGAGCGGCAAAGCAAGAGCTGATTCACCAGCAACCGCTGAAATAGAAATAGCCAATTGACGTTGGTTACTCAATTGAGCTACATCAACATTGGTATCATTTAATGCCCAGAGCAATTGAACTTTCATTTGGCAGAGTTATCTTGCAACACGGTTTTTGAGACAATTCTGGTTTTCTTGCGATCGCTTTCCGATAAATCTCCACCAGATTGTAATTGAGTCGCAGAAGTTTGCAACACCGTCGCCGCACTTGTATCTCCCATTTGCAAAGCAGTTTTCGCAGCAGTTTGTAACATGGTAGCAGCACCAGCGCGATCGCCCTGTTGCAATTTCGTTTCTGCTAATTGAGTTTGGCGATATTTGGCTAATGCCAAAATCGACTTTTGCACTTGGGGGTCGAGGTCTGGTTGGTAAACCCTGACAACATTGGCGTAAACGGCGATATTGGCAGTTTTCAACCCGATTTGATTCTGGCTGGGGTCATCGTAGCGGACTTGCACATTCGCGATCGCTTGTTTACCTTCTGGCAACTGTCCCAAATAAATATTAGCCAAAATCACCCGTTCTGCGTCTTTCATTAAATCTCCCAGACGAATGGCAAACCGTCCATCAGCTTCTTGTTGCAATGGCAATTCAATTGTGTCGGGCGCAACTTGGGCGATAGGTTTAAGTTCCGCTAGCCGGACATTAGGCATCAGGGAGAATAGTAGATACGCATTAGTCAATCCCACTGTTTGCATTCGAGTGAACAGGCGGCTAAACTCATGCACTGCCTGATCGGGTTTTTGGATATAAGATAAAGTACCCAAGCCCGCATCAGCTATTTTTTCTAAAACATCTTGGTTCCAATTGTCCCCAAAACCCAAAGTGTTCAAAGTCAAGTTATAGCCGGCAGCCAATTGGGCTAATTTCAAGCAACGATTGTTGTCACCGTGTTCATTTTCCCCATCAGTTAACAAAAAAGCTTGAGAAATCGTGTCTTTTTTGCCCTTTCCTAACTCCTCAATCCCCAAGCGTAAGCCTTCATCAATGGCAGTACCACCATCAGCAGACAAGCGGTTAATTTGGTTTTTAATTTGCTCTGGGTTTTGGATAATTTGATTAGGTATTAACACTTTCGCCCGGTGGTCGAACACTACAATACTTAGGCGATCGCCAGCATTGAGTTTGTCAACCAGTTGGTTGGCTGCTTTTTTGACATTTTCTAGCGGTCGCCCATTCATCGAGCCACTATGGTCGAGAATTAAGCATAAATTCAGCGGCGCATTCCGGTCGAGATTTTCAGCGATCGCCGAAATCGAAATTGCTAACTGACGTTGACTACTGTGTTGATTTGCGTCTAAATTAGCATCATTGAGGACAGGCTGCAAGTTAACTCTCATAACGAAACTTCCTAGATTAGATACACATATTTATAAATAACTTCAAAGCGTAACAACAGTGTTACGGAAAACCCAGCCAACACATATCCATTAATATTTTCGGATAATATATTCAGAATATCTTAGTAGCCACCCCTTGGCAGATGCTTAGCCTTTTTATCCACTAGGGAGAAATCCGAACTTGAACAAAGCTAGCATCACGCTAGGATGTATTACAGTTAACGGCATAATTTCAGGCGAATCAGTTGCTATGGACATTTCCCCCATCAAGGCTGTTCAAGCCCCCTATTACGGCGATAATTTCTACCGGACACCGCCGCCAGATTTGCCTTCCTTATTATTAAAGGAAAGAATTGTCTATCTGGGAATGCCACTGGTGCCTGCTGTAACGGAATTAATCGTGGCCGAACTGCTGTACTTGCAGTCCGACGACCCCGAAAAGCCGATTAAAATTTATATCAACTCCACCGGCACATCCGGTTATAGTGGCGAGCCGATTGGCTTTGAAACCGAAGCCTTTGCCATCTATGACACTATAAAATACATCAAGCCCCCCATCTACACCATCTGTCTTGGTTCGGCAATGGGTATGGCAGCAATGTTACTCAGTGCTGGTACAAAAGGTTGCCGCGCCAGTTTGCCCCACTCCAACATTATCCTGCACCAGCCCAAGAGCTACGCCCAAGGTCAAGCAACGGATATTCAAATTCGGGCGAAGGAAGTTCTGGCAAATAAAGCCTCCCTGGTTGATATTCTACATCGCACCACCGGACAGCCACCAGAAAAAATTATCAAAGACATGGATCGGCTGTTCTACATGACACCATATCAAGCGAAGGAATACGGACTGATTGACAGAGTTTTTGAGAAAGAAGAACTCGCTAATCCTCCACTCCCAGCTAGTGTCCTTTAAATTGAGTTATGAGTTATGAGTTATGAGTTATTGAAAACTCCTTATTCCTAACTTTTAACTCTCTCATCGCCCCCAGTCTATTAATAATGGAGTAACGAAAATGCCTATAGGCGTTCCTAAAGTTCCTTACCGGATGCCCGGAGGACAATATACAGATTGGATTAGCATCTACGATCGCCTTTACCGGGAACGGATTATTTTCCTAGGGCGAGATATTGATGATGAGATTGCCAACCAAATCATTGCTGTAATGCTGTATTTGGATTCTGACGATCCAGGCAAAGATATTTATTTATACATCAATTCGCCTGGTGGCATGGTTACGTCTGGCTTGGCAATTTTTGACACCATGCAACATATCAAGTCAGATGTTGTAACGATTTGTGTAGGTTTAGCTGCTTCGATGGGATCTTTCCTGCTGTCAGCTGGTACCAAAGGCAAACGTATGGCATTGCCTCACTCTCGGATCATGATTCACCAGCCTTCTGGTGGCACCCGTGGACAAGCAACCGATATCGAAATTGAAGCTAGAGAGATTCTGCGGATTCGTAACCAGCTCAATGAAATTTATGCTCACAACACGGGTCAAACTGTGGCCAAGATTGAAAAAGATATGGATCGCGACTTTTTCATGTCTGCCCAAGAAGCTAAAGAATACGGTTTAATTGACCGTGTAATTGAAGAACGTCCGTAGTAAAAGATAGGGAGCAGGGGAGCAGGGGAGCAGGGGAGCAGGGGAGCAGGGGAGCAGGGGAGTAGGGGAGCAGGGGAGCAGGGGAGATGAGGGAGAATATTTCCCATTCCCCATGCCCTATGCCCCATGACGGCAGTTGCTACAACGGAGGGAACCTCCCTTCGGGTGACGATCGAGGACTCGCTACCGCTTCGCGCTTCGGCAGTTCCTCCCCTTGGGGAGACCCCAAGACCGGACTGCCTCACCGCAACGCACTGCCTCCCCCATTCCCAATTCCCCATTCCCAATTCACTAGAAAAACTGTCAAATTTGAACTATAAATTAGTAGATTAGTCTTTATTATTGAAACCTCTGGCTATAAGCTGATAGCTGATAGCTAAATATTTGAAAGCTAAGAGATCAAAATGGATCTTGGAGATTGCTACCGTTTATTGGGTTTAAGGTCAGGAGCTTCTTTTGGCGATATTAAAGCGTCTTATAGACGTTTGGCCCAGCAATATCATCCCGATATCAACCCAGATGATGCAAAAGCTAAAGATAAATTTATCGCCTTGACAGAGGCTTATAGATTGCTTTTGACGGTTGTACCGCCAGAGGAGACAGCCCAACGAATAAGTAAATCTCCTGCATCTGCATCTGGAAGTGATGGTAAAGCTACAAAGGCTACCCGCCAAGAAAAAGCACCCAAAACTACGGTGACAACTGAAAAGCCACCGACACCAAAGCCGCCAAATATTTTGGAAATAGAACAGCGCCTGAAGTGGAAGACTTACGAACAGCTGCAACGCTTTTTAAAAGAAAAACGATTTCCCCAAGCGATCGCACTGGCGGAAGCTTTAGCAGAACGTCTACCAAAAGACGCGGAAGTACGCCAATGGCAAGCAGTCGCCTATCAAATTTGGGGAAGGGCATTAATTAGCGAAAATCAACTACTCAAAGCCAGAATTTATCTCAAAAAAGCCCTAAAAACAGACCCTAACAACAAAGCTTTGTGGCTTGAGGTGCAGCGAGACTTCCAACGGTTAGAACAAAGTTTTTAAAAGTCAGTTGTCAGTTGTCCCCCCTGCTCCCCTGCCCCCCTGCTCCCCTGCTCAAGAGTGGGCTTCAGCAACAAATAATACAGATGCCCATTACTAACTGTGACGCCAGCGCGATCGCCTGCCAATTTCCCAGTACCTAAAAAATAATCTACTCTCCCTGCACCTTTAATTGCACCTCCCGTATCTTGGTCAAGAACGTAGCGACTGACAATTCGATGTTCCATTTTGCCGTTAACATCGGCAAAGGGAATGGCAGCACGAATCAAAGCTAAAGCACCAGGAGGCATGAGGGATTTATCTGTGGCAATGGAACGTTCTGCTGTGACTGGTACGTTAATGGAACCTTGTGCTGGCGCACCGTGGTTTTCTTGAAAAAACACAAAGCTGGGGTCGCGGGGAATATAAATATTTAATTGTTGGGGATATTTGCTAAAATAGTTGAGAATAATGGGCATAGTCATGCCTTCTAGCGGTAATTTGCCATCGTTTGCTAGTTCTCGCCCAATGCTTTTGTAAGTATAAGCGGTATTACCGGCATAGCCTATTGTTGTCTGAGTACCATTTGTTAGTTGTAGACGGGCGGAACCTTCAATTTGAGCTAAATATGGTTCGAGGCGATCGCGAAACCAAAATAACTCTAATCCCTTAAGCTTACCTTTTGCCGCTTGTAAACCATCTGCTCCTTCTAATTCTAGGCGTGTGGGATGAGGCTCTTGCCAAGAGTCTAAATCAGGAGGTAATCGATAGACAGGATAGCGAAACTCTGCTGTAGGAACGCGACTGGCAAAATAAAGTGGTTCGTAGTAAGCAGTAAATAAAACCGAACCTTTGTTGTCTTTGCCGACTGACTGATAAAAAACAAACTCTCGTTCTATGGCTTTGTGTAATTCTGTTGCAGAATTGTTTTTTAGTAAGAGTTCGCGGAATCTTGTTAAACTATTTAAAACGCGATCGCGTGTAATTCCAGCCACCTGATATTTTTGGTAAGCAGCACTCGCATTAGAGGTTTGCAGATATCGGAGACTGCGATCGATAGCTGTCACCAATGCTTTTTTATTAGGTAATTGATTATTTTCTCCCTGATCAAGAATCTCATCCAAACAAGAACTATCATCCTGACAACAAGTAACTACTGGCCTCTGGATGAGTATCGGTAATTTTGCTACTTGTAGGTTTTGAGTAGATATATTTTGTGGTTGAGTTTGCAACGACACTGGAATATCCCACTTATTCACCCGACATTCTGCTGGACTAACTTCCCGATGCGCTACAGATTGCATACGTCCCAGCAAAATCAACAGAATTACAGGTAAGCTGATACTAATCGCTGCTAGTTGCTTTCTCATTTAAAAATTGGTTATTAGTCATTAGTCATTAGTCATTAGTCATTAGTCAATAGTCATTAGTCAATAGCCATTAGTTTCAATTCCCCATCCCCAGTCCCCTATCCCCAGTCCCCAGTCCCCAGTCCCCAGTCCCCTATTCATTCATATTACGGTAGGTGGCAACTGCCGAAGGCGATATGCGGTTTAAGTAGCGGAATATCCAATATTTAAAGATAGTATCTAAAATAACTGGAAATGTAGCAATAAATAAGAAGATAAAATCTCGGTTTGCTGGTAAGCCCCAGTGACGTGATATTCCTTCTAGAATTACTTCCCATCCATGAGGTGAGTGGAATCCTACAAAGATATCGGTGAACAAAATGATCAGAAATGCCTTAGCACTGTCACTTAGACCATAGACAACATGATCAATGAAATCCTTTAGTACCACGATAGAAGACTTACTGGTAACTAATAACCAAATAAAAGCAGCAACTGAGAAAATATCTGCAAAAATATTTTTAATTGCATTGATGCTTTCGGCACGAAATTCCTCAGCTATTTCACTGGCCTTTTCTTTTAACTTATTTTCTATCTCTTCCGGGTATAGTGCTGGTGCTTTAGTAATAAAACTTTCAAATTTAATTTCTTCTTCAAATCTTTGTAGCTTTTGTAGCGCTTCTTCTTCCATTTCTTCATTGAGGAAAACTTCCTCTGTTTCCGAGGCTCTAAAATGCTGAACAAGTGGCCCTACCACTAATGTTTTAGCTATCTGATGAGTTAACAAAGGTACTATAATTAGTAGTAAAAGAAATCTAATCGATATTATTGTTCTTTTTTGAGCTTGACGAAAATTTTTAACAACATCTTCTTCAGAATTGGGGTCTAATTCAATTTGCAAACGACTAATAGTATTTAAAATTGACCGAGGCAATATCCCTGTTGTATCAACTTTACGACGTTTTTTTTGATTTAGCTCTTGATTTTGATTTGGTAACTTAGGCTGTAATGGTTGAGCAACTACTGGATCAAATTGTACAATTTGGGGTCTGTCTACTATGGGTTTATCTACTATAGGAGGGGAACTAGTTTCTATAGCAAAGTCGGTGTATTTTGATATAACTTGATCAATGAATCTTAATTTTTCTAAAATTAAGGAAGTACTAGGATATTCTATACCTGTTTTATGGGCTGCTTTTTGATGAGACTCGTTTGAAAACCAACGGCTAGCTTTAAACTCTGTGAGCCGCATCCGAGCAATTTTCAATTGTTTTTTCAAGTCTGACTCAAAATAATCCATCACACTATTACTGTGGATAGATGTTTTGTAGTCTATTTTCTGTCCATTAAAATGCTCATCCTCTATTGCCTTAATCTGTAATGCAGCCTTGTAAGCTTCTTCCAGAGAACGTTCTGGGGTCTGCAAGTACCATCGGTAAGCAGATAGTAAAAAAGAGTATA
Above is a window of Nostoc sp. UHCC 0702 DNA encoding:
- a CDS encoding spermidine/putrescine ABC transporter substrate-binding protein → MTNRRQFLQTITAFSSLSLAGCGWRLAEVRANPTNSGQKDQLYIYTWTQYSDQKLLQTFSTQTDIKVLIDAYDSNEVMLAKLLAGGGGSYSLVYPSDYMVQKMVDKGLLREINHNRLIGLNNLFPQFQNPSYDPNNRYSIPFNWGTTGLIYNSDILKEPPRDWDYLWQNQKRLHKRMTLLNDVREVMGAVLRMLGHSYNSKDENQVKQAYEKLTELKPAIAAFDTDAWQNQILAGDLLIAMCYSADAIRIIKENPKLKYIIPRSGSSLWTDTIVIPKSAPNLDGAYAWLNFILQPHIASIISQSISVSTPNSAGFEQLPNKIQNNVNLFPPNLLLEKCERITPLGKFEEVYDRYWTKLTSS
- a CDS encoding ABC transporter permease gives rise to the protein MSTINRSSQLKLTGNIPKIKKLHRPQLNWLQPLVLLAPSGIWLLLLLALPTLIIFELSLVPDIRPGDLVNPSGFSNYQRIFDPLYLYVILQSLWLAIGTTIICLILGFPVAYWIAQIAPKRWQNLLLLGFILPLWTSSLLRSYAWITILRPTGLLNSLLTSLGLPALELFNRIPAVLIGMSYSLLPYMVVILYASLEKLDKRLLEAAADLGANPVQTFLKVTVPQVMPGISAGSMLVLITGLGDFIDPELLGGASSMTVARLIYNQFLGGTQNWGFGSALSMTLILAVSIAIALLIKYGEAIPKR
- a CDS encoding VOC family protein, which gives rise to MKTTGIHHIAIICSDYERSKRFYVETLGFSVIHETFRAERNSYKLDLRVGENSQIELFSFPNPPQRVGNPEACGLRHLAFEVEDIEQTVVYLNSHNVEVENIRIDEITGKKFSFFKDPDNLPLEIYER
- a CDS encoding VWA domain-containing protein, with amino-acid sequence MKVQLLWALNDTNVDVAQLSNQRQLAISISAVAGESALALPLNLCLILDKSGSMHGQPISTVIQAVEQLLDSLKPGDRISVVAFAGHAEVIIPNQVIDDIDSIKSQIKKKLKASGGTVIAEGLQQGITELMKGTKGTVSQAFLLTDGHGESSLRIWKLEFGTDDNKLCLQLAQKAAKINLTINTLGFGNSWNQDLLEKIADAGGGTLAHIERPEQAVEQFSRIFKRIQSVGLTNAYLLFSLVPNVRLAELKPIAQVAPDTIELPVETEAHGGFAVRLGDLMQDVERVVLANIYLAQLPEGKQIIGHLQVRYDDPAVDKQGLLSPMIPMYANVVKAYQPAINPQVQQSILTLAKYRQTQLAEVKLQQGDRTGAATMLQTAAKTALQIGDTGAATVLQTSATRLQAGEELSQAELKKTRIASKTVLQDS
- a CDS encoding VWA domain-containing protein, translated to MRVNLQPVLNDANLDANQHSSQRQLAISISAIAENLDRNAPLNLCLILDHSGSMNGRPLENVKKAANQLVDKLNAGDRLSIVVFDHRAKVLIPNQIIQNPEQIKNQINRLSADGGTAIDEGLRLGIEELGKGKKDTISQAFLLTDGENEHGDNNRCLKLAQLAAGYNLTLNTLGFGDNWNQDVLEKIADAGLGTLSYIQKPDQAVHEFSRLFTRMQTVGLTNAYLLFSLMPNVRLAELKPIAQVAPDTIELPLQQEADGRFAIRLGDLMKDAERVILANIYLGQLPEGKQAIANVQVRYDDPSQNQIGLKTANIAVYANVVRVYQPDLDPQVQKSILALAKYRQTQLAETKLQQGDRAGAATMLQTAAKTALQMGDTSAATVLQTSATQLQSGGDLSESDRKKTRIVSKTVLQDNSAK
- a CDS encoding ATP-dependent Clp protease proteolytic subunit, translated to MDISPIKAVQAPYYGDNFYRTPPPDLPSLLLKERIVYLGMPLVPAVTELIVAELLYLQSDDPEKPIKIYINSTGTSGYSGEPIGFETEAFAIYDTIKYIKPPIYTICLGSAMGMAAMLLSAGTKGCRASLPHSNIILHQPKSYAQGQATDIQIRAKEVLANKASLVDILHRTTGQPPEKIIKDMDRLFYMTPYQAKEYGLIDRVFEKEELANPPLPASVL
- a CDS encoding ATP-dependent Clp protease proteolytic subunit, encoding MPIGVPKVPYRMPGGQYTDWISIYDRLYRERIIFLGRDIDDEIANQIIAVMLYLDSDDPGKDIYLYINSPGGMVTSGLAIFDTMQHIKSDVVTICVGLAASMGSFLLSAGTKGKRMALPHSRIMIHQPSGGTRGQATDIEIEAREILRIRNQLNEIYAHNTGQTVAKIEKDMDRDFFMSAQEAKEYGLIDRVIEERP
- a CDS encoding J domain-containing protein codes for the protein MDLGDCYRLLGLRSGASFGDIKASYRRLAQQYHPDINPDDAKAKDKFIALTEAYRLLLTVVPPEETAQRISKSPASASGSDGKATKATRQEKAPKTTVTTEKPPTPKPPNILEIEQRLKWKTYEQLQRFLKEKRFPQAIALAEALAERLPKDAEVRQWQAVAYQIWGRALISENQLLKARIYLKKALKTDPNNKALWLEVQRDFQRLEQSF
- a CDS encoding murein transglycosylase A, whose amino-acid sequence is MRKQLAAISISLPVILLILLGRMQSVAHREVSPAECRVNKWDIPVSLQTQPQNISTQNLQVAKLPILIQRPVVTCCQDDSSCLDEILDQGENNQLPNKKALVTAIDRSLRYLQTSNASAAYQKYQVAGITRDRVLNSLTRFRELLLKNNSATELHKAIEREFVFYQSVGKDNKGSVLFTAYYEPLYFASRVPTAEFRYPVYRLPPDLDSWQEPHPTRLELEGADGLQAAKGKLKGLELFWFRDRLEPYLAQIEGSARLQLTNGTQTTIGYAGNTAYTYKSIGRELANDGKLPLEGMTMPIILNYFSKYPQQLNIYIPRDPSFVFFQENHGAPAQGSINVPVTAERSIATDKSLMPPGALALIRAAIPFADVNGKMEHRIVSRYVLDQDTGGAIKGAGRVDYFLGTGKLAGDRAGVTVSNGHLYYLLLKPTLEQGSRGAGEQGGQLTTDF
- the pxcA gene encoding proton extrusion protein PcxA yields the protein MPTMKISVFSQKIYSFLLSAYRWYLQTPERSLEEAYKAALQIKAIEDEHFNGQKIDYKTSIHSNSVMDYFESDLKKQLKIARMRLTEFKASRWFSNESHQKAAHKTGIEYPSTSLILEKLRFIDQVISKYTDFAIETSSPPIVDKPIVDRPQIVQFDPVVAQPLQPKLPNQNQELNQKKRRKVDTTGILPRSILNTISRLQIELDPNSEEDVVKNFRQAQKRTIISIRFLLLLIIVPLLTHQIAKTLVVGPLVQHFRASETEEVFLNEEMEEEALQKLQRFEEEIKFESFITKAPALYPEEIENKLKEKASEIAEEFRAESINAIKNIFADIFSVAAFIWLLVTSKSSIVVLKDFIDHVVYGLSDSAKAFLIILFTDIFVGFHSPHGWEVILEGISRHWGLPANRDFIFLFIATFPVILDTIFKYWIFRYLNRISPSAVATYRNMNE